From a region of the Poecile atricapillus isolate bPoeAtr1 chromosome 4, bPoeAtr1.hap1, whole genome shotgun sequence genome:
- the EMX1 gene encoding homeobox protein EMX1 isoform X1 — translation MFQPSAKRCFTIESLVGKDTPLGPEDPPRPAALAYPGPAAAADAAAFAPGFQGAAGRALYGSAELVFPEAVGHPALPVGPPQLGGSALPHPHPFFGPQHRDPLNFYPWVLRNRFFGHRFQGSEVSQESLLLHGPFARKPKRIRTAFSPSQLLRLERAFEKNHYVVGAERKQLASSLSLSETQIWSRGSSHCPPGSSSPGLLHTKPPSLGVGNSCQENVTGTGTAGRSSCGCQEGRTEPPKSRGCLEPKGDAVPAARGAQRWHWLGSLPAAPVTSPGWNGGKKGKKDKPQRSKNSQELVGVERAALECPRASSAIPWPFPSSPGA, via the exons ATGTTCCAGCCGTCTGCGAAGCGCTGCTTCACCATCGAGTCCCTGGTGGGCAAGGACACCCCCCTGGGCCCCGAGGAccccccgcgccccgccgccCTCGCCtaccccggccccgccgccgccgccgacGCCGCCGCCTTCGCCCCCGGCTTCCAGGGAGCCGCCGGCCGGGCCCTGTACGGCAGCGCCGAGCTCGTCTTCCCCGAGGCCGTGGGGCACCCGGCGCTGCCCGTCGGgcccccccagctggggggcTCGGCCCTGCCGCACCCGCACCCCTTCTTCGGGCCGCAGCACCGCGACCCGCTCAACTTTTACCCCTGGGTGCTGCGGAACCGCTTCTTCGGCCACCGCTTCCAAG GGAGCGAGGTGTCCCAGGAGAGCCTCCTGCTGCACGGCCCCTTCGCCCGCAAGCCCAAGCGCATCCGCACGGCCTTTTCCCCATCGCAGCTGCTGCGCCTGGAGAGGGCCTTCGAGAAGAACCACTACGTGGTGGGCGCCGAGCGCAAGCAGCTGGCCAGCAGCCTCAGCCTCTCCGAGACACAG ATCTGGAGCCGTGGGAGTTCCCACTGCCCGCCTGGCTCATCCTCACCCGGGCTCCTCCACACCAAacctccatccctgggagtggGAAATTCCTGCCAGGAAAATGTCACCGGCACGGGGACAgcgggaaggagcagctgtggctgtcagGAAGGGAGGACCgagcccccaaaatcccgggggTGTTTGGAGCCCAAGGGTGATGCTGTCCCTGCGGCTCGTGGGGCTCAGCGCTGGCACTGGCTCGGGTCCCTTCCCGCTGCTCCCGTCACCTCTCCGGGCtggaatggaggaaaaaagggaaaaaaggacaaaCCCCAAAGGTCAAAGAACAGCCAGGAACTCGTCGGGGTGGAAAGGGCAGCTCTGGAATGCCCCAGGGCCAGCTCAGCCATTCCCTGGCCTTTTCCATCATCGCCTGGAGCCTAA
- the EMX1 gene encoding homeobox protein EMX1 isoform X4 yields the protein MFQPSAKRCFTIESLVGKDTPLGPEDPPRPAALAYPGPAAAADAAAFAPGFQGAAGRALYGSAELVFPEAVGHPALPVGPPQLGGSALPHPHPFFGPQHRDPLNFYPWVLRNRFFGHRFQGSEVSQESLLLHGPFARKPKRIRTAFSPSQLLRLERAFEKNHYVVGAERKQLASSLSLSETQPVW from the exons ATGTTCCAGCCGTCTGCGAAGCGCTGCTTCACCATCGAGTCCCTGGTGGGCAAGGACACCCCCCTGGGCCCCGAGGAccccccgcgccccgccgccCTCGCCtaccccggccccgccgccgccgccgacGCCGCCGCCTTCGCCCCCGGCTTCCAGGGAGCCGCCGGCCGGGCCCTGTACGGCAGCGCCGAGCTCGTCTTCCCCGAGGCCGTGGGGCACCCGGCGCTGCCCGTCGGgcccccccagctggggggcTCGGCCCTGCCGCACCCGCACCCCTTCTTCGGGCCGCAGCACCGCGACCCGCTCAACTTTTACCCCTGGGTGCTGCGGAACCGCTTCTTCGGCCACCGCTTCCAAG GGAGCGAGGTGTCCCAGGAGAGCCTCCTGCTGCACGGCCCCTTCGCCCGCAAGCCCAAGCGCATCCGCACGGCCTTTTCCCCATCGCAGCTGCTGCGCCTGGAGAGGGCCTTCGAGAAGAACCACTACGTGGTGGGCGCCGAGCGCAAGCAGCTGGCCAGCAGCCTCAGCCTCTCCGAGACACAG cccGTTTGGTAG